In the genome of Pseudanabaena mucicola str. Chao 1806, the window ACAAGGAAAAAATTGGTATCGGAGCAGCCTTTGGTTTATTTGTAGGGGTAACTGGCATTTGCTTAATTGGCTTACCATCGGAACTCATGACTGCGTTGTTAAGCGGAGATTTCACTACTGTTTTAGAGGCAGGTGTATTTACCCTTGGAGAATGGTTTATGCTGGGGGCATCATTGTCAATGGCAATCGGCACAATTTTAATTAAACCTGTAGTGCGCTATGCCGATCCAGTGATGGCAACAGGTTGGCATATGGTGATTGGTGGCTTACCTCTATTAATGATTTCTAACCAAATTGAGCAGCATCAATGTCAGGATATCTCTGCTTGGGGATGGCTAGGAATGGCATATATGGCGATTATGGGTAGTGCGATCGCCTATGGGTTGTTTTTCTTTTTTGCCTCATCAGGAAGTTTGACCACCTTGAGCGCACTGACTTTTTCTACACCAGTATTTGCACTGATGTTTAGTAGTCTCTTTCTTGGTGAAAACTTGACTTTAGTGCAATGGATTGGTGTGATTTTGACGCTAACGAGTATTTATCTTGTCAGTTTGCGTAGCTCTGAATCAGATAGCATTGAAGCCGATTGTGAACTTGGAGCAATGACAAAAGCAAAAATTTTGAATGCAACTGAGCAAGTGGCAGTGAGTTCGGCTTTACCATTGTTGCAGCAATCCAACAATGAATCTCTAAATCAGAATCTCTAGATCAAGGAATGAATAAATTAAGTTCTGCCTTTAGCACTACCATCTAAAAAAGACAATAAGCTTAATTAAATTCATGCCCACTTTATATACTGCAATCACCAATCATGGCTTTGGTCACGCGACGCGCACCGCTGCTGTCCTTGCTGATCTGCAACAGCGATCGCCTGATATTAAGTTAATCATTGCGACAACAGCTCCGCTTTGGTTATTGGAGGAATATATAGCAGGGGATTTTGTGTATCATCCACAGGTGTTTGATGTGGGTGTAATCCAGATCGATAGCTTAGTTACTGATCAAGAGGCGACCTTCGCGGCGTGGCAAAAAATTTATGAGCAGCAGCCTGACTTAATCGCCGAAGAAGTGAGATTTTTGCAAGAGAACAAGGTTGATTTAATTTTTGGGGATATCCCTCCCATGCTTACAGAAATTGCTAAAGCAGCGCAGATTCCTTGTTGGATGGCAGGCAACTTTGGCTGGGACTTTATTTATCGTGATTGGGGTGGGAAGTATGCCGAACTTGCTGATCGCCTATCGGAAACCTATAGCTATTGCGATCGCCTATTTCGATTACCCTTTGCGGAACCTATGACTAGTTTTCCCAATATTCAAAATGTGGGACTAACTGGCGCAAAACCGAACCACTCACCTGAATATCTACGTGAGAAATTTGATTTGGACGGAGATCGCCCGACAGCGCTATTGACCTTTGGTGGGTTGAGTTTACAATCAATTCCGTATCAAAACTTATTCAAGTTTCCCGATTGGCAATTTATCACCTTTGATCGTTGTGCCCCAGATTTACCAAATTTGACTAAAGCCAATTGCGATCGCCTGCGTCCTGTGGATCTAATGGTGATATGCGATCGTGTCGTCACGAAGCCAGGTTATGGCACATTAGCAGAAGCTCTGCGTGTGGGCGTGCCCGTTGTTTGTTTAACCCGTGAAGGATTTTTAGAAGCTGAAACACTCATTGCTGGAGTAAAAAGCTACTCAGAACATCTAATTATTTCGCCCCAAGAGTTTTATGAAGGTGATTGGTCATTTCTTAATGCGACCTTTCTTTCTCCAGATTCCACAAAGGTAAAAAAGTTGGATATGCATGGTGAAGAAACGATTAATCAATCGATTTTGGACTATTTTGCATAAACTAAGAAATCCCAAGTTGTAACTCTCTAACGAATTAAAGTTACTGAGGTACTCACATCTAGGATTGCTGTAGCTTTTTAGTACAGAAATATTTTTGAAAGTGAAGTTTTGCAACACTTTCAAAAATATTTCTGGGTTTTAAGAAAGCGCAAAGCGCTGTAAAACTTGCCTGTTTTGATACACTTGGGATCGATTATCAGCGTAAAATCGAAATCTCTGTCGCTGTGGAATCGACAAACTATGGAAATCGCTCAATGCTACCAACTCTTCGGCTTAACATCTAATGCAACCTTAGAGGATGTCAACAAAGCTTATAAAGCTCTGGCTATGCAATGGCATCCTGATCGCATACCCAGAGAGAATGTGCAGCTACAACTGCAAGCACAGGAAAAACTTAAAGAAATTAACTATGCAAGGGATAGCTTGCGAAAAGCTGCGGAGCAGAAAGTGTCAGTTCCCCATAGACATTCGCATCAGAATAAACAAACTTATCAACATCAAACGAAATATCACAGTAAGTACCAGAGCGCTTCTCAAGGCTATTCTCAACAAAAAACATCAGAACGCACTTCGGAACGTTATCACTCCTATCAATCGCGATCGCAAGCTCATTCCTATCAAACTTATCAGTCTTACCAATCACGTCAGCAAACTAGCAAACACACTCATCCACAACCTGAGCCACCTCAAAATCATCCTTCATCTGAGCACCAACCGCGTCCGAAAATGACGGATCTGGCTGGGGCAGATTTCCATGGAGCAAATTTACGTGAAAAATATCTTGAAGGTAGGAACCTTAGCTATGCAAATCTTAATAATGCTGACTTAACTGATGCATTTCTCCACCGTGTCAACCTGCAAGGGGCTAATCTGCAAGGGGCTAATCTATTTAGAGCCAATCTATTTCAAGCAAATCTCCAAAATGCAGATCTGCGCGGAGCTAACTTAATTGGTGCAGATCTAAGTGGCGCAGACTTGACTGGCGCAAACCTGACTGGAGCAAAAGTGGGTTTTGGTGAGAAAATAATGGTTAAACTTACCAACGTTATACTCAGAGGTACAACCATGCCTAATGGTGCCGTCAACAAATCCTAGGATATATCTTTGAAAGTAATATCTGTTCTCTAGGAAATTTGGTGATAATAAAAATAGCGGGCATTGCTAGGTTTGAGTTAGCAATCCACGCTATAGAGGAATTATCCGAGACATGACAAGAAATTATCAACAATAAATCGACTATACATCCGCAAAATTGCTTGACTTGCTATAAAAAACATTAATTTGTAGTGATCCCTAGAGCATGTGCAAACGATTGAGATGATCTTGTAAAAAATTTATTTACACAAATAGCTCACTATTTTGTGTGTGTATAAGGTAATTAAAAATTTAAGGTAGTCATGAAATGTAATTGTGTTACGGGCAAAGCCCGCAACACATCTACCCAATGCGTAATAAATTCCTTCGGTTTGCGTAAGTCCTAAAGAATTTAATGTGGTGGGTTTTGTGTAGGTAATGGATTCATTTAGTAGCGATAAGTTACAGCCAGTTGAGAAAAGGTGTAGCACTCAGTAAACCTTGCAAATAAGCTGTGCGCCATATTTTATGTTTATCCCATAATGAGATGTAAGTGGCTTCGACTTCGCTCAGCCATCGTTTATAGATGGCTAAGCGAAGTCGAAGCCAAAAATCTACAACTAATTTAGGATTGCTTTATATATTTCAAGCATTAAATTGCAATCCTAAATCAGTTGTAGATTTTTTGATCTATAGAAGCGCACACCTTAGGTGTGCGCTTCTATAGACTATTTAGAACTACTATAAATAGCAATAATTATTAAGCAGTTAAATACGATAACGGAAGGGATGTTTAACAAGTTTTAACTGAAGTATTGCAGCAATTAGAATAATTCTACTTTTATATCTTTCTAAGGGATGATTTATGATCCCCGTAAATATCGTAGGTTAAAACGAAGGTAATTACTCTCAGACATTTTAATGACTTTAGATCAAACTTTTTTTAGAAAAAGAGAGCTTTGTTTATTCCTAATATTTATTCCCAAATGTCGATTTAGGAATCTGAAAATAAGTTTTTACTTGATTGTCTAAAGTCTACCTTTGCTTAACTAACAATTTTGATAAATAATATTTACAATCTATGTCAAGTCTATCTAAATTATGGGCGATATCATTGATTTCACTGGCTCCTAGTATCATATCTCCAATATTTGCGACAGATATAACCGACAATAAAATTAACTATGATCTCAATCAAATTCCACCAGAGAAATCATTGACAAATAACCATTCCAGCAATAGAACATCAAATGTTACTAAGCCTAAATACCTCATCGAATTTCAGGCAAAGACCGTTAGTGAATGGATAATTATGGTCAATCGGCAGCCTACATTTGAGGTTAAAGACTTGCCTAGTGCAGCAATATCTACAGCTAAACTTGCGGTTATTCTCAACACACTTGACTTTGATCCCAGTCAACTTCAGCCACTGGTAGTTAATGGTGAATACCTTGGTAAATATAAGAATACAATCCTATTTAGAATCCCTAAATCCGAGGTGGTAAATCCATCGTTGAGTCTAACCCAGTGGATTAATAATCTTAGAGTTGCAGTTGGGGCAGAACCAATGACACTTGTTGAAGCCCAAAAGCAAATGTATCAATTAACAGTTACTAACGAAAAAATTGATGGTATTGCTTCTTGGTATGGTCCTTATTTTCAAGGTAGACAGACTGCCTCAGGCGAACAGTTTGAACAACAGGATTTTACTGCTGCTCATCCCAACTTGCCGTTTGACACATATCTCAAAGTTACGAATCGCCAAAATGATAGATCAGTGGTTGTGAGAATCAATGATCGCGGTCCCTACATTGGCGATCGCAGTCTTGATTTATCCCATGCCGCAGCGATCGCATTGAATAGTGATGAAGCTGGTGTTGTCCCGATTACAGCCACAGTACTTGCACCACTTAGATAGAAAATTGGCACTTTGTGCCAATTTTCTATCTAAGTGGTGCAAAGTAATTTTTTTAGTAATTGTGTTGAATAAATACAACTTTTTCTATCTAAGGTTGTCAGTGCGAGTACCAATATCGAGAAACTGAATTAGCTTGACAGGATCAGCATTGAACATAAAAGCTCTAGCCTCAGGAGTGACTTTATAACCTTCTTTCTCAGCTGCTTTTTGGGCTGCATGGGGTAGAGGACTCGATAGCTCAAACATTAGACGAGCATAGGGATCGCTCAGCACTTCCACAGTACTAGGAAAAGAAACTGGCTGTGTAAACTCAGCAGAAAGATGAATGTTGTATAGCAAAACAGCACCATCGGAAGTACGCAATTTTTTGAGAAGCATTGCTTCTTCAGTAGGATTACCATCAGTCGATTCTCCATCGGTAATATTAATAATCGTTGGTGGATAGCTATTTGGATGTTTATCAATCCATTCCTCCAAGAGCAAACGCGCCAACGCTAATACACTGCACATAGCCGTACCACCACTGGCTACTGGCTTAAACCAAATTGGAAAGTCGTTATAAACTTCGACCAAACCACCCATCCCATCGGGTAATTTTTGGGCGCGTTTCTCCAATTCGGCTGGATTTTCATAGATTTTGCTAATAGGTGCGATCACCTGATCGCCAGCAATGCCATTGAGTGCTGAGGCAACTTCACTGCTGTAACCAATGACACCCACGTCAAAATAATTGTAAATCTCATTACCTTTCACACAGCGTTGACCTAAAGAGTCAAGCAAACGATTTACTGCATCGGCTACTGCCTGAGCTTTTTGGATCGGTTCACTAGTTTTGTGCAAGCTTTCATTTGCTCCTTTGGCTGTTCCCTTACTTGCACTTTCACTAGAAAATGCATCCGCCATCGATCCTGATTGATCGATCAGAAACAGAAAACAACTAGGTTGGCGACGACTGATCTCTGCTGAGTAAGGCATATTAAACTTACCCGTTTCCTTAATTTATTTATGTCTCAAGAGCTGATCTCAGTCTAGCAAAGGTAAGCTCAATAAACCTTTTCCTAATCAAAATTCAGCTATTTATCTTAAGCAATCTATTCACGGCAATCCTCCTTTAAATATTGATTAACCGAACTGAGAAATTGTCTGAAAATGTTGCAAATAAGATCTTTAAAACAATCTCTTTGTTTGATTTAGAGTGCACAGCAATGTATTGCTGTTCAGTGAAACAAAATTGCTACATTGCGTTTCTAAGCATTATGACGATTGATGCTATTTTATTATTTACTATGATATTAGAATAAGTAGCACCAAGCGGCACTAGTTTTAAATGTAATAACTATACAATTCTTAACCTATGTCATCCATCAATCTCAGCAAGATTCTTCTAAAAGGAGAAGTATTGTCCCTATTGAGAGGATTAATTACAACACTTGCTTTCCCAATCTCAATTCAAGATCAAAAAGGGGAAGTCCTAGTTGCAGATCTTGGCTTTGAGTTAGAGAAAGCAACAAAATTTGAAGTTAATCATGATCTTAACTCAAACAATGTCAGTAAAATCCCAGTTTTATTAGATGAAGAAGTACTAGGTTGGGTGATTGGGGCTGAAAAGACTAAACAGGTCGCTGATTTCTTAAACTATATAGTTAAGCGCGAGTTTGAAAGGAAAACTCTAGCAGCAGATACTCTAGATAACTACCGAGAGATGAGTCTGCTCTATACGATCGCGAGTAAAATGGCAAACTGCCTTGATGTTAAGGAAATTGGGTCTCTTGTAATAGAAGAAGCGAGTCGGCTGATCAAATGTACGAGTGCATCGGTAATGCTCCATAATCAACATGATAATTCGTTTGAGATTATTGCTGCTAAAGGTACTGCTGAACGAATAGGAAGTTTAAAATTAGCTGCTAATCAGGGAATTGCAGGATATGTTTTTAGTACTGGTAACCCTGAATTAGTCAATGATGCTACTAAAGACCCACGCTATATTGTGAATGAGATTGAATCCTATGCGTTAATCTGTGCACCAATTTTTACTAAAGATCGCATTTTAGGTGTCGTCAATATCAGTAACTCTGAGCCGATTAGTTATACATCTAAAGATCTTAAATTATTTACAGCGCTAGTTACTCAAGCTTCTGGAGCTATTGAGAATGCATTACTACATGCAAGCAAACTACAAGAAGAAAGAGTCAAAAACAATTTAGAAAGATACTTATAGCGGTTTTCAAATGAGTGTGTACTCATTTGAAAACAAAAAATAAGTCCCATTAAGAGTTTTGAGTTTTCATTTTGCCTACGGCAAAATGAAAACCGCTATATCACCTCAGGTTGCTCAAGCCGTGATCAATGATGCAGGGCAGGTAACTCTCTCTACTAATAAAAGAAGAATTGCTATGTTATTTTCCGATATTCGTAATTTCACTACAAAATGTGAGGAATTGGAACCAGAGCAATTAGTTGCATATTTGAATGATTATTTCACTCAAATGGTGGATGTGATTTTTACGAATCAGGGGACAGTCAATAAGTTTGTAGGTGATATGATCGTTGCAATGTTTGGTGCGCCTTCAGTGATCTCGGATCGGGAATATTGGGCGATCACAGCTGCAATTAACATGCAAAAGCGTATCAAAGAGTTGCCAATTGATTGGATTCGGGAAAACTTTATCACAGGAATTGGGATTAGCTCTGGAGATGTGATTGTGGGTAATATTGGTTCACCTCAGCATATGGACTATACAGCGATCGGTGATGAAATGAATATTGCTTCACGTTTGCAAGGATTAGCCCAAGGCGGACAAATTTTAGTAACACGTGGTGTTTATGATGCAACAAAGGCTAGTTTTCAATTTCGCGAGTTTGGAACTTTACCCATCAAAGGTAAAAAGAATCTAGTAGAAATTTTTGAAGTTATTTACTAAGTAGCTATTCATAAATAACCCAAAACCAGAGGCTTGGGTTGCTTGCTTAGCAAGCAACCCAAGCCTCTGGTTTTGGGTTTAAATTATGCCAATCTAATTATGCCAATCTACTTAGTAAATAACTACAGATCCAGAGAAGTTTGCAAATTTTACAATCCCGAAATAAAAAGCATTTTCATTTTATTTTTGAGTGCACAACGCTGTAAGTGATACATTAGTTTTGAAACACTTCAAAGTCTTAAAATGTCTAAGAAGCTATTGATTGTTGATGATGAGCCTCACATTCGTTTGCTATTAGAGCAAACCTTAGAAGAGTTGGAGGACTATGACGTAGAGCTATTAACTGCAACCAATGGTGTAAATGCACTAGAGGTAATTCAGAGGGAAAAACCAAACCTAGTATTCTTAGATGTCATGATGCCTAAGATGAATGGGTATGAAGTATGCCAAACTGTCAAAAGTGATGCCAGCTTAAGCGATGTTTACATTATTATGTTGACTGCTAAGGGGCAAGAATTTGATCGCGATCGGGGCAAGGATGTTGGGGCAGATATTTATATGACTAAACCCTTTGACCCCGATGAAATTTTAGAAAAGTCCCGTGAAATTCTAGGAATAGAAGCTTAAATGAGCGTAAACCTGACCTGTAAATTAAATGATCACCATCTCGATAGACATCAAGGCAGTAGTCAGCGCCAATTAGCGATCGCTGTATCCGCCAGCTCTGCTAGTAATAGCTGCAATGCTCCTTTAAACCTGTGCCTTGTATTAGATCATAGTGGTTCCATGGGAGGACAGCCCCTAGAGATGGTCAAACGGGCTGCCCAAGATCTAGTGGATCAAATGTATCCACAGGATCGCGTTAGCGTAATTGGTTTTGACCATAAGGCTAAGGTGGTAGTCGAAAATCAGCTTGTCGAGCGAATCACTTCCATCAAAGAGAAGATCCAATCCCTCAAAGCGTCAGGAGGGACTTGCATTGATGAAGGGATCAAAATGGGTTTACAGGAAACCAGTAAGGGCAAAGATGGCACTGTTAGTCAGCTATTTGTCCTAACAGATGGCGAGAATGAGCATGGTGATAATGAGCGTTGTTTCCAATTTTCACGATTGGCTACAGAATACAACATGACTCTGCATAGCCTCGGCTTTGGCGATAGCTGGAATCAAGATGTATTAGAACGGATTGCTGATGCTGGAGGTGGAGCAATGGCATATATTCCATCACCTGAAGCGGCTGGTGCAGAGTTTCAGAAATTATTAAAGCGAGTGCAAGCGATCAGCCTTACCAATGCCTATTTGATTTTACAACTTGCCCCCCATGTCAGGCTTGCCGAATTAAAGCCGATCGCTCAAGTTGCCCCAGATACCATCGAGCTATCTTACCAAACTGAAGGTGATGCCATTATTGTTAGGCTGGGAGATTTGATGACAGATGTAGAGCGTGTAGTGCTAGTTAATCTCTATATCAGCCCTGCTAGCTATATTGCGAGTTGTCAAGATAGCCCAGAAATTCCGATTTTGTCTGCTCAAGTCCGTTATGATATACCCTCACAAGGACAAATTAATACTTTGTCACCATCCGTGGCGATCTCCGCCGAGCTAGTTCAAGAATTGCATCCACAGGTCGATCCACAAGTGCAAAATTATGTATTGGCTCTAGCCAAATATCGACAGACTCAACTCGCGGAACAAAAACTGCAAGAAGGTGATCGTTCTGGTGCTGCAACAATGTTGCAGTCTGCAGCAAAAACTGCATTGCAAATGGGTGATCAAAATGCTTCGACCATCTTGCAGAATAACGCTACCCGTCTCCAATCAGGGACATTGCTCAGTGAAGCTGATCGCAAAAAGACCCGTATTGCTTCCAAAACTGTACTGCAAACGCCTAATGAACCGAATGCTTAGAAGTTAGTTGCTACAGGAATTTTTATCTCATTCCTGCTATTAATCTTATTTCAAGTTTTCTATATTAAGTTGCATTTATTTAAGTCGTTCTTATGATCACCTGTCCTAATTGTGCTCATTCCAACCCTGATGGAGCAGTAAACTGCGAAGCCTGCTTTACGCCATTACCTATTGTCAAAAGCGTGCAATGTCCTAGCTGCAATGCAACAGTATTATCAGATGCAAAGTTCTGTGGTCATTGTGGATTTAATCTGAGTACATCTAAAGTTGGGAGTCATCCGCTAGAAGTTAATTTAGGTAGTGACCCACATGATCCCTCACCAACCGTTAATCTATCAACCGAAGTTATCCCCGTTATCCCCATCTCCAACGATATGTCTAATTCTCTACCCGACGAGACAACTGAAAGCAATGCTGCAGCAAACTTAGCTGCGAATAGCCCAGAGTTACAAATTGTTCCCAATATGTATGAGGAAGGACTAGTTGTAGCTGTTGAGCCAAGTACAACACCTGTAAGTATACCTGCCAATATTCCTGCTTCTTTAAGTGCCAAAACACAGTTACAGCAATTTGCGGCTTCGTTACTTCATGTTCAGACTGACCTAACTATCGAAATACCTCCCCATTTACCTGTGATACATATCGGTAAGCCAAATACGTTAATTCCACCAGATATTGATGTTTCTGGCTTTCCTGATTCCGACATCGTTTCGCGGATTCATGCAGATATTCGCGCTGAGGGTGGATCTTTTTATTTTGAAGATACAGGGAGCTCTAATGGGAGTTATATCAATAATTTGCCCCTAGCTGTTGGCAATCGTCATAAACTGAGAGCTGGCGATCGCATTTCTCTAGGCAAGGGTGATAAAGTCAGCTTCATTTTCCAACTTAATTCATAAGTTTCAATTTTGGCAATTCTTATAAAAAGAGAGACTCACAAAGTGAGTCTCTCTTTTTATGAACTAATCTACAAGAAACAGCATATTGAGGCTTTGAGGGCTACAGAAATATTTATGATTTTTTAATTAAGTGTAAAGCGCTGTAATTCATATATAATTTATATAAAAGAATTAAAAGCTAGCTATATCTATGTATAAGCTTTCGCAAAAAATAGATGATATTTTCTAAACGTGTCAATTTGTTAAATATATAACATATATAGAAAAGCAATTCTATGGACTGCTATTATATCTTCAGTTCCATAGGAATCTTCTTATGATTACTGCAACTTCAGAGTTTGATCCTGAATCGCTTAATCTTGATAGTCCACAAATTTTATTATTTACTCTTCAATCCCTTCGATCACAAGTTATTAGTGAAGCAAAGATTACTTTTAATCAATGGCAGTCACATATTCAGCGATCAGAATTTCTCATCAGTGCTTTGAATCTAGCCCAATATTTAGCCTTAAGGCGGCATGATCTGCGATCGCTCCAAGCAGCATTAATGCCTTGGGGATTATCTTCATTAGGAAGAATTGAAGCTAGAGTTATGCCAAATCTGGATGCTGTAATTGCTACTCTAGAATTAATTTGCAGTTCCAAAACTATTCATCAACAAATTCGTCCCCCAATTGAATCTTTTTTTGAAGGTAATCGATTGCTCCAAAAGTATACAGAAGACCTATTTGGGAAGGCAACTCCTCGCCGCCGAGTCAGAATCATGGTGACATTACCTACTGAAGCGGCTACGAATTATGAATTGGTGAAAAAAATTATTCAGAGAGGTGCAAATTGTGTGCGGATCAATTGTGCCCATGACACACCAGAACTTTGGCTAAGGATGATCAATCATGTGCGTCAAGCAGAACAAGAATTAGAATTGTGCTGTAAAGTCATGATGGATTTGAGCGGTCCTAAAATCCGCACTGGTAAAGTTTTTACCCCACCTCATCAGAAACGGGTATTTAGAGGCGATCATATTTTACTGTCACGATGTGAACCTGAAAATGCTAACTATTCAGTAATTCCAGTAGAATATTTTCAGACTTGCTGCACAGTCCCTGAAATCCTCGATCTACTTACAATAGGAACTACTGTATATATTGATGATGGCAAGATTCGGACGAGAGTGATTGATACTCAGCATCCATTGCCTGATGGACGTTTGGGGATTTTGCTACAAGTTACCCATGCTAGTCCTAAGGGAGTCAAACTTCTTCCTGAGAAAGGATTGAACTTCCCAAATACAATTCTTCCACTTAATCCACTAACTGAGAAAGATTTAATTGACTTAGATTTTGTTGCTATTCATGCAGATATCATTGGTTATTCCTTTGTCCAAAGATCTGAGGATATTAAACTACTTCAACAGGAACTTCAAAAAAGATTAGATGGAAGAGTTTCAAGTCCTGCGATTGTTGCCAAAATTGAGACAGCGATCGCAGTCTCTAATTTGCCAGAACTGATTATTCATGCAGCAGGAAAGAATTCCTTTGGAGTGATGATTGCAAGAGGAGATTTGGCGGTAGAAATTGGCTATCAACGTTTAGCCGAAATACAGGAAGAGATTCTCTGGCTTTGTGAAGCGGCTCATGTTCCTGTAATCTGGGCAACGCAAGTATTAGAAAGCCTCGTTAAGGATGGTGCGCCTTCTCGTGGTGAAATGACGGATGCTGCCATGGCAGAAAGGGCTGAGTGCGTTATGCTAAACAAAGGAACCTTTATCGCTGAAGCAATCACAATTTTAGATGATGTACTAACTCGGATGGAAACGCACCAATCCAAAAAAACGCCCCAGTTGCGAGCATTACATTCATGGTAAACCGAGGCATTGTTGTATAGATTTGCACTATTCCCATTATTATTGGAGATATTTAGTTATGGATACGCAATTAATCAAGCTTGAAATTGATATGCATAATCACTATACAGTTTCAACGCTCTATCAAGCTATTCAGGATGAACTAAACAGACATGGAAAACCTTTAAATTGGATTGTGTCTGGAGTTGACAAAGATAGCCAAAAAGTTTACGTTAAAGCAATTTTTGTGACTGCGGAATTGAATTGGCGTGAATGCCTAAACTAATTTTGGGACTCCTAAAGAGATGATGATGCCATATTTAAATTACTTAGCCTCATCTATTTATAAATTGTTCTTTCGCAATCTCTAATTTTTTGAATCAGTTAGGAAAGGTCAAATTGTATGAAAGATAGTCATTTTGATCGATCGCTATTAGTTAGTGATTATGCGTACCATATTATCCAGCAGAGCTTGCAAAGATTTGTTGATCAAGAGGAAGCCGTTTTCCAAGATCAAGATCCTGAAGCTTTGCATCAGATGCGAGTAGGAATGCGTCGCTTTAGAACCGCTATTCAAGTATTTGGCAAGTCGATCACCCTACCTCACAGAGTAAATAATTCCTCAATTGGCAAAATCGCTAGGATTTTAGGAGAAACAAGAGATCTAGATGTCCTAAAGCAAGATCTGATCACGCGCTATCATCCTCTATTGCAGCAATCAGAGCAAGATAAGTTTGAGAAAGTACTTCATCATTTACATCAGAAACGAGGTCAGAGCTTTCTGAAATTAAAGAAAATATTGAAAAGCGATCGCTACCAAACCCTCAAACAATCTATGCAAGATTGGCTAGCCCAGCCCAACTATACAAAAGTCGGTGATTTA includes:
- a CDS encoding vWA domain-containing protein, giving the protein MPYSAEISRRQPSCFLFLIDQSGSMADAFSSESASKGTAKGANESLHKTSEPIQKAQAVADAVNRLLDSLGQRCVKGNEIYNYFDVGVIGYSSEVASALNGIAGDQVIAPISKIYENPAELEKRAQKLPDGMGGLVEVYNDFPIWFKPVASGGTAMCSVLALARLLLEEWIDKHPNSYPPTIINITDGESTDGNPTEEAMLLKKLRTSDGAVLLYNIHLSAEFTQPVSFPSTVEVLSDPYARLMFELSSPLPHAAQKAAEKEGYKVTPEARAFMFNADPVKLIQFLDIGTRTDNLR
- a CDS encoding GAF domain-containing protein, with translation MSSINLSKILLKGEVLSLLRGLITTLAFPISIQDQKGEVLVADLGFELEKATKFEVNHDLNSNNVSKIPVLLDEEVLGWVIGAEKTKQVADFLNYIVKREFERKTLAADTLDNYREMSLLYTIASKMANCLDVKEIGSLVIEEASRLIKCTSASVMLHNQHDNSFEIIAAKGTAERIGSLKLAANQGIAGYVFSTGNPELVNDATKDPRYIVNEIESYALICAPIFTKDRILGVVNISNSEPISYTSKDLKLFTALVTQASGAIENALLHASKLQEERVKNNLERYL
- a CDS encoding septal ring lytic transglycosylase RlpA family protein, translating into MSSLSKLWAISLISLAPSIISPIFATDITDNKINYDLNQIPPEKSLTNNHSSNRTSNVTKPKYLIEFQAKTVSEWIIMVNRQPTFEVKDLPSAAISTAKLAVILNTLDFDPSQLQPLVVNGEYLGKYKNTILFRIPKSEVVNPSLSLTQWINNLRVAVGAEPMTLVEAQKQMYQLTVTNEKIDGIASWYGPYFQGRQTASGEQFEQQDFTAAHPNLPFDTYLKVTNRQNDRSVVVRINDRGPYIGDRSLDLSHAAAIALNSDEAGVVPITATVLAPLR
- a CDS encoding glycosyl transferase, with product MPTLYTAITNHGFGHATRTAAVLADLQQRSPDIKLIIATTAPLWLLEEYIAGDFVYHPQVFDVGVIQIDSLVTDQEATFAAWQKIYEQQPDLIAEEVRFLQENKVDLIFGDIPPMLTEIAKAAQIPCWMAGNFGWDFIYRDWGGKYAELADRLSETYSYCDRLFRLPFAEPMTSFPNIQNVGLTGAKPNHSPEYLREKFDLDGDRPTALLTFGGLSLQSIPYQNLFKFPDWQFITFDRCAPDLPNLTKANCDRLRPVDLMVICDRVVTKPGYGTLAEALRVGVPVVCLTREGFLEAETLIAGVKSYSEHLIISPQEFYEGDWSFLNATFLSPDSTKVKKLDMHGEETINQSILDYFA
- a CDS encoding pentapeptide repeat-containing protein, whose translation is MEIAQCYQLFGLTSNATLEDVNKAYKALAMQWHPDRIPRENVQLQLQAQEKLKEINYARDSLRKAAEQKVSVPHRHSHQNKQTYQHQTKYHSKYQSASQGYSQQKTSERTSERYHSYQSRSQAHSYQTYQSYQSRQQTSKHTHPQPEPPQNHPSSEHQPRPKMTDLAGADFHGANLREKYLEGRNLSYANLNNADLTDAFLHRVNLQGANLQGANLFRANLFQANLQNADLRGANLIGADLSGADLTGANLTGAKVGFGEKIMVKLTNVILRGTTMPNGAVNKS
- a CDS encoding response regulator transcription factor translates to MSKKLLIVDDEPHIRLLLEQTLEELEDYDVELLTATNGVNALEVIQREKPNLVFLDVMMPKMNGYEVCQTVKSDASLSDVYIIMLTAKGQEFDRDRGKDVGADIYMTKPFDPDEILEKSREILGIEA
- a CDS encoding DMT family transporter — translated: MHSSTPTSPKEITRQSPLIIAPFFLWGTAMVVMKALLPQTSPMFMAAVRLIPAGFLLILGGVYFGRSQPKGWQAWLWISLFALVDGTMFQGFLAQGLVRTNAGLGSLLIDSQPLAVAVLAAVLYKEKIGIGAAFGLFVGVTGICLIGLPSELMTALLSGDFTTVLEAGVFTLGEWFMLGASLSMAIGTILIKPVVRYADPVMATGWHMVIGGLPLLMISNQIEQHQCQDISAWGWLGMAYMAIMGSAIAYGLFFFFASSGSLTTLSALTFSTPVFALMFSSLFLGENLTLVQWIGVILTLTSIYLVSLRSSESDSIEADCELGAMTKAKILNATEQVAVSSALPLLQQSNNESLNQNL